Part of the Pseudodesulfovibrio hydrargyri genome is shown below.
CGTATCCGATGGAGAAATACTTGCCAGTGGTGTAACCCAGCCCGTCGTTCGGCGCGGGTGGGGGGGAGACGATGATGTTTCCATACGTCCGTTGATGGTGTTTGATCTGCCGTTTCCGGAAGCTCCCGGGGATGTAATCTTGCAGCTTGAAGTGGTGGAACCCTTTGGGTTCATGCAAGAATACGAGGGGCATACCGCTATCGTCATCAACCCCGATTACACTCCGAAGTTCGACAAATGTTATCATGAGGACCTGCGGATAGATCAAGTGAAATAGCCTTACCCCGAGTCTGCACCTGCCCATCGGCTTCGCGGGCGGCCTGCACGACCGGGACCTGGGCTTCGTCCGCTTCGGCTGGCGGGACTACGACATCAGGACCGGCAGATGGACAGTCCACTTTCTCTTAGGAGGATGAGCCCGTCCAGCAGAGCACGATTTTGACCACGAAAAAGCCCCCACACGTGTGCGGCGGGGGGCTTTGTTCACTTTAAGGCGGGTTGTTATTTCGAGAACGCTTCGGAAACGGACCGCACCACGGTCTGGATGTTTTCCGGGGTGGCCGGGGTCTCGCCTTTCTTGAAGCCGAGGCCGTCGAGCTGGATGTGTTCGAACCCGGTGAAGCCCGCCTCCTCCAGGGTCCTGCGGGCGCAGTTCAGGGGACAGCCGTCGATGGCCACCACCTTTTGCGCCGCCTCGGTGGACTTGACGATGCCGGACACCCGGCCGCCGATGCCGGCCAGGCAGAACATCTTGGCCGTTCCCTCCCGGGACACGGACCGGGCGGCCTGGTCCGCCACCTCGCCGACGTCCGCCGCGCCGGAGCAGGAGAACACGAATTTCGGGGCCGCCTGACACGAGCAACCGCAATCTGACATGATGCCTTCCTCCTTGGTATGCGGCTACTTCAGCCAGCCGAGAACGTCTTTCTTGGACGGGGCCTTGCCGACCACCTTGACCTCGCCGTCGATGACCACCGCCGGGGTGGAGAAGACGCCGTACTTGGCAATTTCCTGGAAATCCTTGACCTTTTCGATGTCCGCCGCGATGCCCGCTTCGGCAACGGCGTCGCGCACGGTCTTTTCGGCCTGTTCACACTTGGGGCAGCCGGGGCCCATGACCAGAATCTTCATGCTAAACTCCTGTTGTATCGGTTAGATGATAGTGTTGAAAAGATAGCCGACGATGAGAATGCCGCAGCCGACCACCCCGATGAAGGCGGCGATGAGCCTGGGCTTGAGGACCTTGCGCAGGATGACCATCTCCGGGAAGGACAGGGCGATGACGGACATCATGAAGGCCAGGGTGGTGCCGAGCGCCGCGCCCTTGCCGAGCAGGGCCTCGACCACCGGGATGATCCCCGCCGCGTTGGTGTACATGGGGATGCCGAGCAGCACGGACAGGGGCACGGACCACCACGCCTCGCTGCCCATGATCACGGCCAACTGGCCTTCGGGCACGTAGCCGTGGATGGCCGCGCCCGCCGCAATGCCCAGGACCACGAACTTCCAGACCCGGCCCACGATGTCGCGCACGGATTCGAGCGCATAGATGAAACGGTCCCTCCAGGTCATGTGCGGTTCTTCGGCCGCCTCGCCCGCACGGATCTCGCGCACCCAGTCCTCGACGTACTGCTCCAGCCGCATGCGGCCCATGACCCAGCCCGCGACCACGGCGATACCGATGCCGGTGGCGAAGTACAGGGCCGCGACCTTCCAGCCGAGCAGCCCGTAGAGCAGGACCAGGGCGATCTCGTTGACCATGGGCGCGGCGATGAGGAAGGAGAAGGTCACGCCCAGCGGGATGCCCGCGGTCATGAACCCGATGAACAGGGGCACGGCCGAGCAGGAGCAAAAGGGCGTGACCACGCCAAGCCCGGCGGCCAGCACGTTGCCCGCCGATTCCCGCTTCCCGGCCAGGAAGGCGCGGGTCCAATTGACGGTCACGAACGAGCGCAGGATGCCCACGCCGTAGACCACCAGCAGCAGGAGCATGAGCACCTTGGGCGTGTCGTAGACGAAGAACTGCACGGCCGACCCCAGGTGGCTTGCCGGATCGAGCCCCAGCAGCCCGTAGGCGAACCACTCGGAAAAGGGCAGCAGTTGCAGGTAGAGGAAATACCAGGCGGCCACGGCCAGGGCCTGCAGGAGCAGGATGCGCCCGACCCCGGCCTCGTCTTTGACGGCCTTGGGAGCGCCGCCGTTGCAGGCGCAGGAGATGTTGTTCTGTTCAGACATGCTTACCTCGTTTGGCGAATCAGCCAAGTGTTTTCCCAAAAAAATATCCAACACCGCCCAGGGGATTCCCTGTTCTCTTACTTCCCCTTGGCCTCAATCACGGACTCGATGCAGTGGAAGAAGTTGATCACGCAGGGCACGCGCAGCCGGTAGTAGATGTTCTTGCCGCGCCGCTCGTCCTCGACGATGCCCGCATTCTTGAGTACGGCAAGGTGCTTGGACACGGTGGACATGTCCGCCCCGACCAGGTCGCGCAGGTCGCAAACGCACCGCTCGCCGCGCGACAATTCGTCGATCATCATCAGTCTCGACGGATGGGCCATGGCCTTGACCACCTTGGCCCGCTCCTCGAAACGGTCGGCCAATACGATTTCCTGCACCACGCGTACCTCCACGGTCTACAGTTGGCAATATAGCCAAGCATTGGTCCAAGTCAAGTGCGGGAGGGTAAAAAAAGGGAAAAAGTCGCCCGGGCTCAGTCGCGGGGTTCGATGGAGGCCCGGCCGTGGCTGTAGGCCAGCCGGTGGGGTTCGTTGCGGACCACGTGGTCCAGGGCGGCGTTCATGGGCGTGAAGCTGGTGATGGCCCCGCCGTTGGTGGTCACGGTGACGAAGACCTTCTGGCCCGGCCGGGGATTGAAGTAGACCATGCCCTCGGCCCGTTTCTGCCAGCCGCCGGAAAAGGTCTTGCAGCCGCCGACAAAGGAGTCGGGCACATAGGGGGTGATGGCGTAGACCTTCTTGAAGGTCACGTTGTTGAGGGTGCCGTCGGCGTTGTGGGCCACGGCCAGAACCTTGGTCACGGTGGCGATGGCCTTGATCTCCGATTCCTGGGCCATCATGGACAGGTAGTCGGGGTCCTGCGCACGCGCGGGCAGGGCAAGAACCAGGAGCAACAGTATCGAGAGGAGGGTGCGGATTTTCATGGGTATTTCTGATTTCCGGGGGTAAGCGGCGGAAACGAAAGCACCCTAGCCCAGATGGGCGGCAGGCGCAACAATGTGCAACAGGCCCGGTGCACAAGGCTGGGGAATACCCGTGGGGCTTGCCTTTCCGGTGTTTCGGGATAATTTTATACCTCACAAGTATGGAATATAACCCCGGAGGCAACCATGGGAACGGTACAGGCGGTCAATATCAGCGACAGGAAAGGCGAGAAAAAGCATGAGGTCGAGGCGATCACGCTCATCGAGGATTACGGTGTGGAGTCTGATGCCCACGGCGGCAGCGGGCGGCAGGTCAGCCTGCTCGCGCTGGAGCGTATCGAGGACATGAAGAAGGCGCTCGAGACCCTCAAGGCGGGCGATTTCGCGGAGAACATCACCACCACGGGCGTGGCCGCGTCCGAGCTTGCGCCCGGCATGCGCCTGACCGTGGGCGAGGCCGAGCTCGAGATCACCCAGATCGGCAAGACCTGCCACCACGGGTGCGCCATCCGCAAGCAGGTGGGCTACTGCATCATGCCGAAGGAGGGCGTATTCGGCCGGGTTGTCCGGGGCGGGGTCGTCAGAAAGGGCGACCGCATCGCCATCGTCCGGGGCGCGTGACCGCCGGCGGTCCGTATCGACAAACCCCGCTGAATCCGTTAGCTTTCATGGTGACCCGGGAGGTCCCATGGAATACTTCGCCTCGGCGCAAAACATACAGTGGCTCATCTGGCTCGGCGTGGGCCTGGTCTTTGTCATCGCCGAACTGGCGGTGCCCGCGTTCATCGTGGTCTTTTTCGGCGTGGGCGCGTTCATCGCCGGGGGCACGGCCTTTTTCGGGGCCACGGTTCCGGTCCAGCTGGTGGTCTTCGGCGTCTCGTCCGTGGTCCTGCTCATCCTGTTCCGCAAGATGATGGCCGCCACCTTCACCGGCGAAAAGGCCGAAGACGAAAAGGAACCGAACGTCATCGGCCAGCAGGCCGAGGTCGTGGACGCCATCCGTCCTCCCCAACCCGGAAGAATCAAGTTCCAGGGCTCGTTCTGGAGCGCCCGGAGCGGCGAAGCCGTGGAGCCGGGCTCCATGGTCCGCATCGTCAAGCGTGACGAAAACGACCTGAACGCCTTTGTGGTGGAAAAGGAGCAATAGATATGGATCCCGCAACCATGACTTCCCTGATCACGGCCCTGGTGTTCGTCCTCCTGGTGGTCGTCCTGATCATCAAGACCGCCGTGGTCGTGCCGCAGAAAAGCCAGTTCGTGGTCGAGCGGCTGGGCAAATACGCCAAGACCATCGGCGCGGGCCTGCACATCCTCATCCCGTTCATCGACCGCATCGCCTACAAGCGGTCCCTCAAGGAAGAGGTCATGGACATCCCGGCCCAAACCTGCATCACCCGCGACAACGTGTCCGTGACCATAGACGGCGTACTCTACATCCGCGTCATGGACGCCAAGATGTCCGCCTACGGCATCGAAAACTACTACATCGCCGCCTCCCAGCTGGCCCAGACCTCCCTGCGCTCGGCCATCGGCAAGATCGACCTGGACAAGACCTTCGAGGAACGCGAGACCATCAACGCCTCCGTGGTCCAGGCCGTGGACGAGGCCGCCCAGGAATGGGGCATCAAGGTCATGCGCTACGAGATCAAGGACATCACCCCTCCGGGCACCGTCATGGCCGCCATGGAGGCCCAGATGAAGGCCGAACGCGAGAAACGCGCCGAGATCGCCATTTCCGAAGGCGACCGCCAGTCGCGCATCAACCGCGCCGAAGGGTTGCGCCAGGAAGCCATCCACGTCTCGGAAGGCGAAAAGCAGAAACGCATCAACGAGGCCGAAGGCCAGGCCCGGGAAATCCTGCTCGTGGCCGACGCCACCGCCGAAGGCATCCGCAAGGTCGCCGAGGCCGTCAACCTGCCCGGCGGACCCGAAGCCATGAACCTCAAGGTCGCCCAGCAGTATGTCTCCGAGTTCGGCAAACTGGCCAAGACCAACAACACCATGATCATCCCCGCCGACCTCGCCGGTATGGGCGGCATGGTCGCCACCGCCACCGAAATCATCAACACCGCCATGCGCAAGGGCGGCAAGACCGCCCAGCCCGCTCAGGCCGAGTTCAAGGTGGAATAACCGCGCTGACCGTACCCGCGAATAGGCCTCGTTCGGATCACCGGGCGGGGCCTTTTTCGCGTGCCTGGGGGAACGTGGGGAGTGCCTCCGGCGGGCACCTCGCCGGGCGGGCGTCTCCGACGGCCAGGGAACCCTTTGGGAAAAGGGTTCCCTGGACCCTCCCAAACCTTTTGTGTCGCCTGCGGCGAAGGGGGGCGCGGAATGGCGGCTCGTTCCACGCGAGTGTGGAGTAGCTCGGCCCGGTGGTGTCCCGGAGTGTTCGCGCCGGACGTCCATGGGTTTCGGAGGGCCGCCCGGCGCGATCACTCCGGGACGGTTGCCAACGCCGCAGGCGGGCATGGCTGAACTTGAAAAACCGGTTTTGCGGCGTTTCGAAACTACGGAGAAAAGGTAAGCTTTTCTGGCTCCTCCGCACGCGCGAATGCGCATACAAAAAGTTTAGGAGGGTGAGAGGGGATGGGGGGTCTGGGGGAAGGGGAGAGAGGGAAACCCTTTTCAAAGGGTTCCCTCTCTCCCCTTCCCCCAGCCGCCGGAGGCTTCTTCTCGTCTACGCCAGGTGGCCGCCGGAGTCGATGATGGCCTGGATCTGGTCGTTGAGGGTATCGGCTTCGGAGCCGGTATGGAGGAAGGTGTCGAGCGCGGCGGGTTCCATGCCCACGAGGGTGACTTCGATGGAGTTGGAGCCGTCGCCGATGAGCAGGTGCAGGTCGCCGTCCGAGTAGGAGGAGCCTTGCAGTCGCAGGCCGTCGGCCAGGAAGAGGTGGTCGGCGTTGAGCGACTCGCCGTTGCTCGGGGTGAAGTTTTCCACGGTCAGTTTTTCGCCGTCCACCAGGGCTTCGCGGTTGAGGATGATGGAATCGGCCCCCTGGCCCAGGCGCACGTAGTCGTTGCCCGAGCCGGGCAGGATGTAGCTCTGGCCCACGGGTTCGTCGGTGGCGTGGGATTCCTCCAGGCCGTGGCCGAGGGGGCGGCCGGCCACGATGAAATCGTCGCCCGCGCCGCCGGAGATGACGGTCAGGAAATTCTGTCCCCCGTACAGGGCGTCGTCGCCCGCGCCGCCGTCGATGACCTCGGCGTAGGAGTAGGTGTCCCCCAGGCCGTCGACCACGGTGTGGGCCGAGCCGAAGATGGCGTCGTCGCCGTCGGTCCCGGCCAGGAACTCGGCGCGGTGAAAATCGTCCGACTCCCCGCCCACGGTCAGGGTGTCGAAATCGCGGTAGGCGGTCACGGAATCGATCAGGGTGCCGTATCCGTCGTTGTGGTCCGAGAGCTCGGAAAAGGTCAGGGCCGCGTGGTCCTGGTTGGCGGTCAGGGTGAAGCCGAGCTCGGTCCAGTCCGCGACCGAGGCATCGTTGC
Proteins encoded:
- a CDS encoding putative zinc-binding protein, coding for MSDCGCSCQAAPKFVFSCSGAADVGEVADQAARSVSREGTAKMFCLAGIGGRVSGIVKSTEAAQKVVAIDGCPLNCARRTLEEAGFTGFEHIQLDGLGFKKGETPATPENIQTVVRSVSEAFSK
- a CDS encoding thioredoxin family protein; translation: MKILVMGPGCPKCEQAEKTVRDAVAEAGIAADIEKVKDFQEIAKYGVFSTPAVVIDGEVKVVGKAPSKKDVLGWLK
- a CDS encoding permease — translated: MSEQNNISCACNGGAPKAVKDEAGVGRILLLQALAVAAWYFLYLQLLPFSEWFAYGLLGLDPASHLGSAVQFFVYDTPKVLMLLLLVVYGVGILRSFVTVNWTRAFLAGKRESAGNVLAAGLGVVTPFCSCSAVPLFIGFMTAGIPLGVTFSFLIAAPMVNEIALVLLYGLLGWKVAALYFATGIGIAVVAGWVMGRMRLEQYVEDWVREIRAGEAAEEPHMTWRDRFIYALESVRDIVGRVWKFVVLGIAAGAAIHGYVPEGQLAVIMGSEAWWSVPLSVLLGIPMYTNAAGIIPVVEALLGKGAALGTTLAFMMSVIALSFPEMVILRKVLKPRLIAAFIGVVGCGILIVGYLFNTII
- a CDS encoding ArsR/SmtB family transcription factor gives rise to the protein MQEIVLADRFEERAKVVKAMAHPSRLMMIDELSRGERCVCDLRDLVGADMSTVSKHLAVLKNAGIVEDERRGKNIYYRLRVPCVINFFHCIESVIEAKGK
- a CDS encoding MOSC domain-containing protein: MGTVQAVNISDRKGEKKHEVEAITLIEDYGVESDAHGGSGRQVSLLALERIEDMKKALETLKAGDFAENITTTGVAASELAPGMRLTVGEAELEITQIGKTCHHGCAIRKQVGYCIMPKEGVFGRVVRGGVVRKGDRIAIVRGA
- a CDS encoding NfeD family protein — encoded protein: MEYFASAQNIQWLIWLGVGLVFVIAELAVPAFIVVFFGVGAFIAGGTAFFGATVPVQLVVFGVSSVVLLILFRKMMAATFTGEKAEDEKEPNVIGQQAEVVDAIRPPQPGRIKFQGSFWSARSGEAVEPGSMVRIVKRDENDLNAFVVEKEQ
- a CDS encoding SPFH domain-containing protein; amino-acid sequence: MDPATMTSLITALVFVLLVVVLIIKTAVVVPQKSQFVVERLGKYAKTIGAGLHILIPFIDRIAYKRSLKEEVMDIPAQTCITRDNVSVTIDGVLYIRVMDAKMSAYGIENYYIAASQLAQTSLRSAIGKIDLDKTFEERETINASVVQAVDEAAQEWGIKVMRYEIKDITPPGTVMAAMEAQMKAEREKRAEIAISEGDRQSRINRAEGLRQEAIHVSEGEKQKRINEAEGQAREILLVADATAEGIRKVAEAVNLPGGPEAMNLKVAQQYVSEFGKLAKTNNTMIIPADLAGMGGMVATATEIINTAMRKGGKTAQPAQAEFKVE